Proteins co-encoded in one Parascardovia denticolens DSM 10105 = JCM 12538 genomic window:
- the dnaA gene encoding chromosomal replication initiator protein DnaA → MADDQWSATAGAQELWSATLSYMDDQGYLSPRDSRFLRSIAVVGLFDTMLILSVADDAARATLENKLNADITECLSHMAQKAMTFIVKIDQPDNQPDKGETETKETGPSIPGSPAQPESDSAFPTRTDQSAQSPQTSQPPRFSQPQPPQSPRPQREERGEGGEGKGEKTNETYRYGLDPYQPASYGMHQDNRSRADVDQSESGPISQTEQISAFTDSSDNKTQQNSFQGSFQGSFPSENLPFEEVTDEDEGPKLQSAQTARNAITHLNPFATFDTFVQGTSNRFAKSAAVMVAESPGTVDYNPLFIYGESGLGKTHLLNAIGNYVLRQDPTMIVRYVTAEEFVNDFVSALAAGARKQAALANFTKKYRNVDVLLLDDIQFFRGSETMEQFFHTFNELVSTGKQIVIASDVAPNHLKGFNERLRTRFNNGLVVDVAPPEKDTRLAILRLKASNSNIEVPADVLDYIADKITDSVRELEGALTRVTAIATLNNQPVTHSLAEQTLHDFFNSDVEVTPTNIITNVAQHYQLTFDDIVGPSRTKNVAEARQVSMYLIREMTGLSLVDIGEVFGGRDHSTVMHACKKVANEISEKRNLYNNVNEITMRIKQADSPKTV, encoded by the coding sequence ATGGCCGATGATCAGTGGAGTGCGACTGCAGGCGCACAAGAGCTGTGGTCGGCGACCCTCTCCTACATGGACGACCAGGGCTATCTCAGCCCCCGTGACAGCCGTTTTCTGAGGTCCATCGCCGTGGTCGGTCTGTTCGATACCATGCTTATCCTGTCCGTCGCCGACGACGCCGCCCGCGCGACCTTGGAAAACAAGCTCAATGCCGACATCACCGAATGTTTGAGTCATATGGCCCAGAAGGCCATGACCTTCATCGTCAAGATCGATCAACCGGACAATCAGCCAGACAAGGGAGAGACCGAGACAAAGGAAACTGGGCCATCCATCCCCGGGTCCCCTGCGCAGCCGGAATCTGACTCCGCTTTCCCCACCAGGACGGACCAAAGCGCTCAATCACCTCAGACTTCTCAACCGCCGCGGTTTTCTCAACCCCAACCGCCGCAATCTCCACGACCCCAAAGGGAAGAGAGGGGGGAGGGAGGGGAGGGTAAAGGAGAAAAGACCAATGAAACCTATCGTTATGGGCTTGATCCTTATCAGCCGGCCAGCTACGGGATGCATCAGGACAACCGCAGCCGAGCGGATGTGGATCAGTCGGAATCCGGACCCATTTCGCAAACCGAACAGATTTCGGCTTTCACGGATTCCTCGGATAACAAAACGCAGCAAAATTCTTTCCAGGGTTCTTTCCAAGGCTCTTTCCCGTCGGAGAACCTGCCTTTCGAAGAGGTGACAGACGAGGACGAAGGTCCCAAGCTGCAGAGCGCCCAAACCGCGCGCAACGCCATCACCCATCTGAATCCTTTCGCGACTTTCGATACCTTCGTACAAGGGACCTCCAACCGATTCGCCAAATCCGCGGCCGTCATGGTGGCCGAGTCGCCGGGGACGGTGGATTACAACCCTCTTTTCATCTACGGGGAGTCCGGTTTGGGGAAGACCCATCTGCTCAACGCCATCGGCAACTACGTCCTGCGCCAAGACCCCACTATGATCGTGCGCTATGTGACCGCCGAGGAATTCGTCAACGACTTCGTTTCCGCCTTGGCTGCGGGAGCCCGCAAACAGGCGGCTTTGGCCAATTTCACCAAAAAATACAGGAACGTGGACGTCCTTTTGCTGGATGACATCCAGTTCTTCCGCGGGTCCGAGACCATGGAACAGTTCTTCCACACTTTCAACGAGCTGGTCAGCACAGGCAAACAAATCGTCATCGCGTCCGATGTGGCCCCCAACCATCTCAAAGGTTTCAACGAACGCCTGCGCACCCGCTTCAACAACGGTTTGGTCGTGGACGTGGCCCCGCCCGAAAAGGACACCCGTCTGGCCATCCTCAGACTCAAGGCCTCGAACAGCAATATCGAGGTTCCGGCGGACGTTTTGGATTACATCGCCGATAAAATCACCGACAGCGTCCGTGAACTGGAAGGAGCCCTGACCAGGGTCACGGCCATCGCCACCCTGAACAACCAGCCGGTGACCCACAGCCTGGCTGAACAGACTTTGCATGATTTCTTCAATTCCGACGTGGAAGTGACCCCGACGAACATCATCACCAACGTCGCCCAGCATTATCAGCTTACTTTCGACGACATCGTCGGCCCTTCCCGCACCAAGAACGTGGCCGAAGCGCGACAGGTCTCCATGTACCTAATCCGCGAAATGACCGGCCTTTCTTTGGTGGACATCGGAGAGGTCTTCGGCGGCCGCGACCATTCCACCGTGATGCACGCCTGCAAGAAGGTGGCCAACGAAATCAGCGAGAAACGGAACCTTTACAACAACGTCAACGAAATCACCATGCGGATCAAGCAGGCTGATTCCCCGAAGACGGTCTGA
- the dnaN gene encoding DNA polymerase III subunit beta — protein MKVEVDSAAFSEAVSWTTRIIPTRPATPILAGVKLEAADGTLQLSAFNYEVSARNHIEAGVDESGTVVVQGKLLADIAKSLPAGKIYLSTSGAKVTIAAGKSTFSLQLMPESDYPQLPSVPAILGSIDGDTFSHAISQATVAISREETRPVLTGVKMVFSGDKVQMTATDRFRLSRSTFTWSPSAADLETELLVRGSLMRDVARSLDASQNVVIGFDPESPTLVSFDNAGKVSTAQLIDGEFPSVDRLFASDYPIHVVVNKTDLIDAIRRVSLVAERNAPIRMSFEGKELTLSAGSSDESQAQETLPIDMDGEPITIAFNPSYLLEGLGAIYEPYVRMKMVAPTKAVEFNGQQEQDGDESLDYRYLLVPVRFVN, from the coding sequence ATGAAGGTTGAGGTTGACTCCGCCGCTTTTTCCGAGGCCGTCTCGTGGACGACCCGCATCATTCCCACCCGTCCCGCCACTCCCATCCTCGCAGGGGTCAAGTTGGAAGCGGCTGACGGGACCTTGCAGTTGAGCGCCTTCAATTACGAAGTCTCAGCCCGCAACCATATCGAAGCGGGGGTGGACGAGTCTGGAACCGTGGTCGTGCAAGGCAAACTCCTGGCTGATATCGCGAAGAGCCTGCCGGCAGGGAAGATCTACCTTTCCACCAGCGGGGCCAAAGTCACCATTGCAGCCGGAAAGTCCACTTTCTCCTTGCAGCTCATGCCTGAATCCGACTATCCCCAACTTCCTTCAGTCCCAGCCATCTTGGGATCCATTGACGGGGACACCTTCTCCCATGCCATTTCCCAAGCAACCGTGGCCATTTCGCGCGAAGAGACCCGGCCAGTGCTGACCGGCGTCAAAATGGTCTTCAGCGGCGACAAAGTGCAGATGACGGCGACCGACCGCTTCCGCCTGTCCCGGTCCACCTTCACTTGGAGCCCTTCAGCCGCCGATTTGGAAACTGAACTGCTGGTACGCGGGTCCCTGATGAGGGACGTGGCCCGATCCTTGGACGCCTCCCAGAACGTGGTCATCGGCTTCGACCCTGAGTCGCCCACCTTGGTCAGCTTCGACAACGCCGGCAAAGTCTCCACCGCCCAACTCATCGACGGGGAATTCCCGTCCGTGGACCGGCTTTTCGCCAGCGATTATCCCATTCATGTGGTCGTCAATAAAACCGACCTGATCGATGCCATCCGTCGCGTCTCCCTGGTGGCCGAACGCAACGCCCCGATCCGCATGAGTTTCGAAGGCAAGGAACTCACCTTATCGGCCGGATCCTCCGATGAATCCCAAGCTCAGGAGACCCTGCCCATCGATATGGACGGGGAGCCGATCACCATCGCTTTCAATCCTTCCTACCTCCTGGAAGGCCTGGGGGCGATTTACGAGCCGTATGTCCGCATGAAGATGGTGGCTCCGACCAAGGCCGTGGAATTCAACGGACAGCAAGAGCAGGACGGGGACGAGTCTTTGGACTACCGCTATCTGCTGGTCCCGGTCCGATTCGTCAACTGA
- the recF gene encoding DNA replication/repair protein RecF (All proteins in this family for which functions are known are DNA-binding proteins that assist the filamentation of RecA onto DNA for the initiation of recombination or recombinational repair.) — translation MYLSRLILDDYRSWPHCLVDLTPGVNVLVGHNGLGKTNIMEAVEFLSTGGSHRVRSSQPLVRQGAKAATIRAKLVQGDRETQYTVTIPGRGANRAKINNGPSLYMRDIVGQVKTVVFTPEDQLLISMDPGHRRRFLDDAGVQLIRPYYDLLQRYAHVAKQRVALLKRISQARFGSSPFGGLDDLDASYASLEVWTGQLINLGLALTQERADICQRLSPIFNRTYRHLAGDGQEAQLRYLPSFEEFLEIDPAGDQEVVFDRISQHFQRLFEGELAQGRNLIGPHRDDVEFVLNGFPARDYASNGELWTLSLALKMSLFQLLLRVEQEGEEGEGGEPILILDDVFSQLDNSRREKIVDFASKQGQVLITAASPDDLPRSFIQNQALPVQIIDVEAVARKAQEDFFHA, via the coding sequence ATGTACCTGTCCCGTCTCATCTTGGACGATTATCGCTCCTGGCCCCATTGTCTGGTGGATCTCACCCCTGGGGTCAATGTTTTGGTGGGCCATAATGGCCTGGGCAAAACCAACATCATGGAAGCCGTGGAATTCCTGTCCACCGGAGGCTCCCACCGGGTCCGTTCGTCCCAGCCTTTGGTAAGGCAAGGGGCGAAGGCCGCCACCATCCGGGCCAAGCTGGTCCAAGGCGATCGGGAGACCCAATACACGGTGACCATCCCCGGTCGCGGGGCCAACCGAGCCAAGATCAACAATGGGCCTTCCCTCTACATGCGGGACATCGTGGGCCAGGTGAAAACGGTCGTTTTCACCCCCGAAGACCAGCTGCTGATCTCTATGGACCCGGGCCATCGTCGTCGTTTTCTTGACGACGCCGGCGTGCAGCTGATCCGGCCTTATTACGATCTTCTTCAGCGCTACGCCCATGTGGCCAAACAAAGGGTGGCCCTCTTGAAGAGAATCTCCCAGGCCCGGTTCGGATCCAGCCCGTTCGGTGGTTTGGACGACCTTGACGCTTCATACGCCAGCCTGGAGGTTTGGACCGGCCAGCTCATCAACCTAGGGTTGGCGCTCACCCAGGAAAGGGCGGACATCTGCCAGCGGTTGTCCCCGATTTTCAACCGGACCTATCGCCATCTGGCCGGGGATGGTCAGGAGGCTCAGCTGCGTTACCTCCCCTCATTCGAGGAATTCTTGGAGATCGACCCGGCAGGGGATCAGGAGGTCGTCTTCGACCGGATCAGTCAGCACTTTCAGCGGCTTTTCGAAGGGGAGCTGGCCCAGGGTCGGAATCTGATCGGCCCCCACCGGGACGATGTGGAATTCGTCCTCAATGGCTTCCCGGCTAGGGATTACGCCTCCAACGGGGAGCTGTGGACCCTGTCTTTGGCCTTGAAGATGTCCCTTTTCCAGCTTCTCCTCAGGGTCGAGCAGGAGGGGGAGGAAGGCGAAGGCGGCGAACCGATTCTCATCCTGGATGACGTCTTCTCCCAATTGGATAACTCTCGGCGCGAGAAAATCGTGGATTTCGCCAGCAAGCAAGGACAGGTCCTCATCACCGCCGCCTCCCCGGACGACCTTCCGCGGTCTTTCATCCAGAATCAGGCTTTGCCGGTCCAGATCATCGATGTTGAAGCGGTGGCCCGCAAGGCCCAGGAGGATTTCTTCCATGCCTGA
- a CDS encoding DUF721 domain-containing protein, with amino-acid sequence MPDEPAVEKLKINQSALPSVIYQRYRRLFKVKKDWAVINEKARDSFGQKGRDPQDLARAFDKLFSSQGGVWKINMMIARLHNQWDQVVGLLNASHSRVASYSDGLLVVAADSPVWANRLTYLAPQIRKKVRKKLPGLPVDEVKITGPQARRSRYSHRIR; translated from the coding sequence ATGCCTGACGAACCCGCGGTCGAGAAGCTGAAAATCAACCAAAGCGCTTTGCCTTCCGTCATTTACCAGCGTTACCGGAGACTTTTCAAAGTCAAGAAAGACTGGGCCGTCATCAACGAGAAGGCCAGGGACAGCTTCGGCCAAAAAGGGCGGGATCCGCAGGACTTGGCCCGCGCCTTCGACAAGCTTTTCTCATCCCAAGGCGGCGTCTGGAAGATCAATATGATGATAGCCCGCTTGCATAACCAATGGGATCAGGTGGTGGGACTCCTGAACGCCTCCCATTCCCGGGTGGCTTCCTATTCCGACGGGCTTCTGGTCGTCGCGGCGGACTCGCCGGTCTGGGCGAATCGACTGACCTACCTTGCCCCACAAATCAGGAAGAAAGTGAGAAAGAAGCTGCCTGGATTGCCGGTCGATGAAGTGAAAATCACCGGTCCTCAGGCCCGCCGTAGCCGGTATTCGCACCGGATACGGTGA
- the gyrB gene encoding DNA topoisomerase (ATP-hydrolyzing) subunit B: MRPMGGTVADGTQDDELNLEDQGVQEDSLLSGAEQLDDEMHPDHYDASDLRVLEGLEAVRIRPGMYIGSTGPRGLHHLVYEIVDNSVDEALAGYATHIEVTILEDNGIRVVDDGRGIPVDEVPGEGKSGVETVMTKLHAGGKFGGGGYAVSGGLHGVGISVVNALSTRVDVEVRRQGFHWTQTYIDQKPIAPLKKGQPMGEEETTGTSVTFWADPAIFDQTDYDFETLRARFQQMAFLNKGLKISLTDLRSVDQAGDEVTGDGDNPLEELHQTVTYQYVNGIEDYVNYLVKTKKANPIEEDIIALDAEDPQQGISAEIAMQWTSAYSESVHTFANTISTTEGGTHEEGFRAALTSLVNRYAREKGILKDKDENLSGDDVREGLVAVISVKLTVPQFEGQTKTKLGNAIAKTFVQRVMTERMNDWFDAHPNEAKAIIQKGMEAARARLAAKKARETTRRKSIFESAGMPDKLKDCQSSNPEECELFIVEGDSAGGSAIQGRNPITQAILPLRGKILNTERASFDRMMKSDTIESLITAVGGGYGEDFDINKVRYHKIIIMADADVDGAHIATLNLTLFFRYIRPMIYAGYVYVAMPPLYRLKWTKGPHDFVYTDAERDRVLEEGRSKGRQLPKGEGIQRYKGLGEMTYQELWETTMDPDHRILKQIHIEDAAQADETFSMLMGEDVEPRRLFIQRNAHDARFIDA; this comes from the coding sequence ATGCGTCCGATGGGAGGTACTGTGGCGGACGGAACGCAGGACGACGAACTGAACTTGGAAGATCAAGGGGTCCAGGAGGACTCCTTGCTGTCCGGGGCTGAGCAATTGGATGACGAGATGCATCCGGACCATTATGATGCCAGCGATTTGCGGGTTCTGGAAGGCTTGGAGGCCGTCCGTATCCGTCCCGGCATGTATATCGGTTCCACTGGCCCCCGGGGCTTGCACCACTTGGTCTATGAGATCGTGGACAATTCGGTGGACGAGGCTTTGGCCGGTTACGCCACCCACATCGAGGTGACCATCCTGGAAGACAATGGCATCCGGGTGGTCGACGACGGCCGCGGAATCCCCGTGGACGAAGTGCCGGGCGAAGGCAAGTCCGGGGTGGAAACCGTGATGACCAAGCTTCATGCCGGCGGCAAGTTCGGTGGCGGCGGGTACGCCGTCTCCGGTGGCCTGCACGGGGTGGGCATTTCCGTGGTCAACGCCCTGTCCACCCGGGTGGACGTGGAAGTGCGGCGCCAAGGCTTCCATTGGACCCAGACTTACATCGACCAAAAGCCGATCGCTCCTTTGAAGAAAGGCCAGCCGATGGGGGAGGAGGAGACCACCGGCACCTCCGTCACCTTCTGGGCGGACCCGGCGATCTTCGATCAAACCGACTATGACTTCGAGACCTTGCGCGCCCGTTTCCAGCAGATGGCCTTCCTCAACAAGGGGCTGAAGATCAGCCTGACCGACCTCAGGTCCGTGGACCAGGCCGGGGACGAAGTGACCGGGGATGGCGACAATCCTTTGGAGGAACTGCATCAGACAGTCACCTACCAGTACGTCAACGGCATCGAAGATTACGTCAACTACCTGGTCAAGACCAAGAAGGCCAACCCCATCGAGGAAGACATCATCGCCTTGGACGCCGAAGACCCCCAGCAGGGGATTTCGGCCGAAATCGCCATGCAGTGGACCTCCGCCTACTCCGAATCCGTCCATACTTTCGCCAACACCATCTCCACGACCGAAGGCGGCACCCACGAGGAAGGCTTTCGCGCGGCCTTGACCAGCCTGGTCAACCGTTACGCCCGGGAGAAGGGGATCCTCAAAGACAAGGACGAGAACCTGTCCGGAGACGATGTGCGCGAAGGCCTGGTGGCCGTCATCTCCGTCAAGCTGACCGTCCCCCAGTTCGAAGGACAGACCAAGACCAAGCTGGGCAACGCCATCGCCAAGACCTTCGTCCAGCGGGTGATGACCGAGCGGATGAACGACTGGTTCGACGCCCACCCCAATGAGGCCAAGGCCATCATCCAAAAGGGGATGGAGGCCGCCCGGGCCCGGCTGGCCGCCAAGAAGGCCCGCGAGACCACCCGGCGCAAATCCATCTTCGAATCGGCCGGGATGCCTGACAAACTCAAGGATTGCCAGTCCTCCAACCCGGAGGAGTGCGAGCTTTTCATCGTGGAGGGCGATTCCGCAGGCGGTTCGGCCATTCAGGGACGCAATCCCATCACACAGGCCATCCTGCCCCTGCGAGGCAAGATCCTCAATACAGAGCGGGCCTCTTTCGACCGCATGATGAAGTCGGATACCATCGAATCCCTCATCACCGCCGTCGGCGGCGGGTATGGCGAGGATTTCGACATCAACAAGGTCCGCTACCACAAGATCATCATCATGGCCGATGCCGATGTGGACGGCGCCCACATCGCCACCTTGAACCTGACCCTCTTCTTCCGGTATATAAGGCCTATGATTTACGCCGGTTACGTTTACGTGGCCATGCCTCCGCTTTACCGGCTCAAATGGACCAAGGGGCCGCACGACTTCGTCTATACCGACGCCGAACGCGACCGGGTGTTGGAGGAAGGCCGGTCCAAAGGCCGCCAGCTGCCCAAGGGCGAAGGAATCCAGCGCTACAAGGGTCTGGGCGAGATGACCTATCAGGAGCTGTGGGAGACCACCATGGATCCCGACCACCGCATCCTCAAACAGATCCACATCGAAGACGCCGCCCAGGCAGATGAGACCTTCTCCATGCTCATGGGGGAGGACGTGGAACCCCGCCGCCTCTTCATCCAACGCAACGCCCATGACGCCCGCTTCATCGACGCCTGA
- the gyrA gene encoding DNA gyrase subunit A — translation MADENDQNDEYMAEAHDTDDALEPLSPQATAEDFGLLKGTRIKSMDLQQEMRESYLAYALSVIVERALPDVRDGMKPVHRRVVYAMYDGGYRPDRGYNKCSRVVGDVMGKYHPHGDAAIYDTLVRMAQYWSMRYLLVDGQGNFGSPGDDPAAAMRYTECRMAPLAMELVRDIDKDTVDFVPNYDGKTQEPTVLPSRFPNLLVNGSAGIAVGMATNIPPHNMREVAQGVHWALDHPEASREELLNNLIAIIKGPDFPTGATILGHKGIEQAYRTGRGLITMRAVVNTEEINGRLCLVVTELPYQVNPDRLASSIREAVRDGKIQGIADMRDETSGRTGQRLVLVLKRDAVPKVILNNLYKHTQLQQTFGANMLALVDGVPRTLSLDAFIRHWISHQLEVVDRRTKYLKREAEERDHILQGYLKALDMIEEVIALIRRSPDVDQARTGLMDLLDVDQVQADAILAMQLRRLAALERQKIIDEHEELMRKIADYNDILAKPERQRAIVGDEMDEIVDKYGDDRRTRILPFSGEMNVEDLIAEENVVVTVTHSGYIKRTKADEYRAQHRGGKGIKGTRLREDDVVDHFFLTSTHNWLLFFTNEGRVYRIKGYEVPEGSRDSKGQHVANLLQLGPDEKIQQVLSIHDYDEAKYLVLATRSGKIKKTRLNEYDSTRQGGLIAVRLREIEGAFRTDEEGNQVPVIDELIGAALCNDEDEIIVVSQQGMSVKFSADDETLRSMGRQTAGVQAMKFRGQAGEDLLLSMDVVPAESDSDLVVVTNEGFAKRTALSEYRLQGRNGYGVKAINLVEGRGSLVGAIVVHEDDQIMAIMKSGKVIRSDVAEIKRTGRNTQGVTLAKPDKGDEIISIARNAEKDDEDAEEDQATEAVDAADAATGAPADTGTDNGTDDATVETKATEPVATSKADEE, via the coding sequence GTGGCAGACGAAAACGATCAGAACGATGAGTACATGGCCGAAGCCCATGACACCGATGACGCCTTGGAGCCTTTGAGCCCCCAGGCTACGGCCGAAGATTTCGGCCTGCTCAAGGGGACCAGGATCAAATCCATGGACCTGCAGCAGGAGATGCGCGAATCCTACTTGGCTTACGCCCTTTCGGTCATCGTGGAAAGAGCCCTGCCGGACGTGCGCGACGGCATGAAGCCGGTCCACCGCCGTGTGGTCTACGCCATGTACGACGGCGGCTACCGGCCGGACAGGGGCTACAACAAGTGCTCCCGCGTGGTCGGGGACGTGATGGGTAAGTACCACCCCCATGGCGACGCGGCCATTTACGACACTTTGGTCCGTATGGCCCAATACTGGTCCATGCGTTACCTCCTGGTGGACGGGCAGGGCAACTTCGGTTCCCCTGGCGACGACCCCGCCGCCGCCATGCGTTACACCGAGTGCCGTATGGCTCCTTTGGCCATGGAATTAGTGCGCGATATCGACAAAGACACCGTCGACTTCGTCCCCAATTATGACGGCAAGACCCAGGAACCGACCGTCTTGCCCAGCCGTTTCCCCAATCTGCTGGTCAACGGTTCCGCAGGCATCGCCGTCGGCATGGCCACCAACATCCCTCCCCACAACATGAGGGAAGTAGCCCAAGGCGTGCACTGGGCCCTGGACCATCCGGAGGCCTCCCGAGAGGAATTGCTCAACAACCTGATCGCCATCATCAAGGGGCCGGACTTCCCTACGGGAGCCACCATCCTGGGGCATAAGGGGATCGAACAGGCCTACCGAACCGGTCGCGGACTCATCACCATGAGGGCCGTGGTCAATACCGAAGAAATCAATGGCCGCCTCTGCCTGGTCGTCACCGAACTGCCTTACCAGGTGAACCCGGACCGTCTGGCCTCTTCCATCCGTGAAGCCGTGCGCGATGGCAAGATCCAAGGCATCGCCGACATGCGTGACGAGACTTCCGGCCGTACCGGCCAGCGTCTGGTCCTGGTGCTTAAGCGCGACGCCGTGCCCAAGGTGATTCTCAATAACCTCTACAAGCACACCCAGCTGCAGCAGACCTTCGGCGCCAATATGCTGGCCCTGGTCGACGGAGTTCCCCGCACGCTCAGCCTGGACGCCTTCATCCGCCACTGGATCAGCCACCAGCTGGAAGTGGTCGACCGCCGGACCAAGTATCTGAAGCGGGAAGCCGAAGAGCGCGACCACATCCTGCAGGGCTACCTCAAGGCTTTGGACATGATCGAAGAGGTCATCGCCCTCATCCGCCGGTCCCCCGACGTGGATCAGGCCCGCACCGGCCTCATGGACCTGCTGGATGTGGACCAGGTCCAGGCTGACGCCATTTTGGCCATGCAGCTGCGCCGTCTGGCCGCCTTGGAAAGGCAGAAGATCATCGACGAGCATGAAGAACTCATGCGCAAGATCGCCGATTACAACGACATCCTGGCCAAGCCGGAAAGGCAGAGGGCCATCGTCGGCGACGAGATGGACGAGATCGTCGATAAATACGGCGACGACCGCCGCACCCGCATCCTGCCTTTCTCCGGCGAGATGAACGTGGAAGACCTGATCGCCGAAGAGAACGTGGTGGTCACCGTCACCCATTCCGGTTACATCAAGCGGACCAAGGCCGATGAATACCGGGCCCAGCATCGGGGCGGCAAAGGAATCAAGGGGACTCGCCTGCGCGAAGATGACGTGGTCGACCACTTCTTCCTCACTTCCACCCACAACTGGCTGCTTTTCTTCACCAACGAAGGCCGGGTCTACCGGATCAAGGGTTACGAGGTCCCTGAAGGGTCCCGTGATTCCAAAGGCCAGCATGTGGCCAACCTCCTCCAGCTTGGCCCGGATGAGAAGATTCAGCAGGTCCTGTCCATCCATGACTATGATGAAGCCAAGTACCTGGTCTTGGCCACCCGTAGCGGAAAGATCAAGAAGACCCGGCTGAACGAATACGATTCCACCCGTCAGGGCGGCTTGATCGCCGTTCGCTTGCGCGAGATCGAAGGGGCCTTCCGAACGGATGAGGAGGGCAATCAGGTGCCGGTGATCGATGAGCTCATCGGGGCCGCCCTCTGCAACGATGAGGACGAGATCATCGTCGTCTCCCAGCAGGGGATGAGCGTCAAGTTCTCCGCCGATGATGAGACCTTGCGGTCCATGGGTCGCCAGACGGCCGGCGTCCAGGCCATGAAGTTCCGCGGACAGGCGGGGGAGGACCTCCTGCTGAGCATGGACGTGGTCCCGGCCGAGTCCGATTCCGACCTGGTCGTGGTGACCAACGAAGGCTTCGCCAAGCGTACGGCCCTGTCCGAATACCGGCTCCAAGGCCGCAACGGCTATGGGGTCAAGGCTATCAACCTGGTGGAAGGCCGGGGGTCCTTGGTCGGGGCCATCGTGGTCCACGAAGACGACCAGATCATGGCCATCATGAAGTCTGGCAAGGTGATCCGGTCCGATGTGGCCGAGATCAAGCGGACCGGCCGCAATACCCAAGGTGTCACTTTGGCCAAGCCGGACAAGGGGGACGAGATCATCTCCATCGCCCGCAACGCCGAAAAGGACGATGAGGATGCGGAGGAGGACCAGGCGACCGAGGCCGTCGATGCCGCGGACGCCGCCACTGGCGCCCCCGCCGATACTGGCACGGATAATGGTACCGATGATGCTACAGTGGAGACAAAGGCTACCGAACCGGTCGCCACCAGCAAGGCTGACGAGGAGTAA
- a CDS encoding DUF3566 domain-containing protein produces MTNADQQTSDSQAETQFTTQDTQEVAARVTSTGSAEPVVAASPRRASASAPVSTPVSHTASSPQKHSVPRARRMNLSVTRLDPWSVTKMAFMLSVAGAIIQLVAVTLIWLILDAVGLFQTVSSLGMKLSSSFNFTEVFTLPRVLGAVTILSVFEIVIICVLAAIFAFLYNVSSRLIGGVHVTLGDD; encoded by the coding sequence ATGACGAACGCAGATCAGCAGACTAGCGACTCTCAGGCAGAGACCCAATTCACCACCCAAGACACGCAGGAAGTCGCCGCCCGGGTGACGAGCACGGGGTCGGCGGAACCCGTCGTCGCGGCCAGCCCGCGCCGGGCTTCGGCCTCGGCCCCGGTGTCAACCCCGGTCTCCCACACAGCCAGCAGCCCTCAAAAGCACAGCGTTCCCCGCGCCCGCCGCATGAACCTGTCCGTCACCCGCCTGGACCCTTGGTCGGTCACCAAGATGGCCTTCATGCTGTCCGTGGCCGGGGCCATCATCCAGCTGGTCGCCGTCACCTTGATCTGGCTCATCCTGGACGCCGTCGGCCTCTTCCAGACCGTCAGCAGCCTGGGCATGAAGCTGTCCTCCTCCTTCAACTTCACGGAAGTGTTCACCCTGCCCCGCGTCCTGGGAGCCGTGACCATCCTCTCCGTCTTCGAGATTGTCATCATCTGCGTCCTGGCGGCCATCTTCGCCTTCCTTTACAACGTCTCCTCCCGTCTGATCGGCGGGGTCCACGTGACTTTGGGCGATGACTGA